The Fibrobacter sp. UBA4297 genome includes a window with the following:
- a CDS encoding glycosyltransferase family 2 protein, which translates to MEHNNYDIAILLATYNGGKYIWEQLESLFQQSCKQFHLYVRDDGSSDDTMKIVDQFHGMFPDRVTILKDSQKHRGAAKSFMYLLENVDSEYYMFCDQDDIWLLEKIEKTLARMKEIETEYAKKETAAKKVPILVATDLGVVDEQLNLLSYSFNKDLKIDVFRKHPELICVRHVVTGCTMMFNHAAKQASLPMSPRATMHDEWVALCVHFKGGVISIIDDSPILYRQHTSNTLGAEQARKGIFARAIARAGQKQFFQVAKLLHKDFGLSYLKFLMYKILYSWF; encoded by the coding sequence ATGGAACACAACAATTACGATATTGCAATTTTGCTTGCTACGTACAATGGCGGCAAGTACATCTGGGAACAGCTTGAATCGCTGTTCCAGCAATCTTGTAAACAGTTCCATTTGTATGTTCGTGATGACGGCTCCTCGGACGATACAATGAAAATCGTCGATCAATTTCACGGAATGTTTCCAGACAGAGTTACGATTTTAAAAGACTCGCAAAAGCACCGAGGTGCGGCGAAGTCTTTTATGTATTTGCTCGAAAATGTGGATTCCGAGTATTACATGTTCTGCGACCAGGACGACATTTGGTTGCTGGAGAAAATTGAGAAAACTCTTGCTCGGATGAAGGAAATCGAGACAGAATACGCCAAGAAAGAGACTGCCGCGAAAAAAGTACCCATTCTTGTAGCGACAGATTTGGGCGTTGTTGACGAACAACTGAATTTGCTCTCGTATTCATTCAACAAAGACCTGAAAATTGACGTTTTCCGCAAGCACCCAGAATTAATTTGTGTGCGACATGTGGTTACCGGCTGCACGATGATGTTCAACCACGCAGCAAAACAGGCTTCGCTCCCGATGTCACCACGTGCGACCATGCACGATGAATGGGTTGCCCTTTGCGTCCATTTTAAAGGCGGCGTCATCTCGATTATTGACGATTCGCCGATTCTTTACCGCCAACACACCAGCAACACGCTTGGCGCAGAGCAAGCTCGCAAAGGCATTTTCGCACGCGCCATCGCACGCGCAGGGCAAAAACAGTTCTTCCAAGTCGCAAAATTGCTCCACAAGGATTTCGGATTATCGTACTTAAAGTTCTTGATGTACAAAATTTTGTATAGTTGGTTCTAG